In a genomic window of Nomascus leucogenys isolate Asia chromosome 4, Asia_NLE_v1, whole genome shotgun sequence:
- the LOC100596577 gene encoding olfactory receptor 5AN1, with product MTGGGNITEITYFILLGFSDFPRIITVLFTIFLVIYITSLAWNLSLIVLIRMDSHLHTPMYFFLSNLSFIDVCYISSTVPKMLSNFLQEQQTITFVGCVIQYFIFSTMGLSESCLMTAMAYDRYAAICNPLLYSSIMSPTLCVWMVLGAYMTGLTASLFQIGALLQFHFCGSNVIRHFFCDMPQLLILSCTDTFFVQVMTAILTMFFGIASALVIMISYGYIGISIMKITSAKGRSKAFNTCASHLTAVSLFYTSRIFVYLSSSSGGSSSFDRFASVFYTVVIPMLNPLIYSLRNKEIKDALKRLQKRRCC from the coding sequence ATGACTGGGGGAGGAAATATTACAGAAATCACCTATTTCATCCTTTTGGGATTCTCAGATTTTCCCAGGATCATAACAGTGCTCTTCACTATATTCCTGGTGATCTACATTACATCTCTGGCCTGGAACCTGTCCCTCATTGTTTTAATAAGGATGGATTCCCACCTCCATACACCCATGTATTTCTTCCTCAGTAACCTGTCCTTCATAGATGTATGCTATATCAGCTCCACAGTCCCCAAGATGCTCTCCAACTTCTTACAGGAACAGCAAACTATCACTTTTGTTGGTTGTGTTATTCAGTACTTTATCTTTTCAACGATGGGACTGAGTGAGTCTTGTCTCATGACAGCCATGGCTTATGATCGTTATGCTGCCATTTGTAACCCCCTGCTCTATTCATCCATCATGTCACCCACCCTCTGTGTTTGGATGGTACTGGGAGCCTACATGACTGGCCTCACTGCTTCTTTATTCCAAATTGGTGCTTTGCTTCAATTCCACTTCTGTGGGTCTAACGTCATCAGACATTTCTTCTGTGACATGCCCCAACTGTTAATCTTATCGTGTACTGACACTTTCTTTGTACAGGTCATGACTGCTATATTAACCATGTTCTTTGGGATAGCAAGTGCCCTAGTTATCATGATATCCTATGGCTATATTGGCATCTCCATCATGAAGATCACTTCAGCTAAAGGCAGGTCCAAGGCATTCAACACCTGTGCTTCTCATCTAACAGCTGTTTCCCTCTTCTATACATCAAGAATCTTTGTCTATTTGAGTTCCAGCTCTGGAGGCTCTTCCAGCTTTGACAGATTTGCATCGGTTTTCTACACTGTGGTCATACCCATGTTAAATCCCTTGATTTACAGTTTGAggaacaaagaaattaaagatgccTTAAAGAGGTTGCAAAAGAGAAGGTGCTGCTGA